A portion of the Collinsella aerofaciens genome contains these proteins:
- a CDS encoding NlpC/P60 family protein produces MAGPSEGGGMLEVVGAQRRDVLTSGDVTETERDALGNVSEGAGPLDEAGGPAATAKERPSKPDAPEGGLGDKLSQPAGDRRAAAAMRSRVEAAKLAIAREAVSQFDDSEELEGASGMYDAGRASKKAAGRLRQRKAKKAAQGSRKAATALGAPKGGARGPEAAGATAPVRHQAAQAAAQASGEAARAAGSKGAASAIAGAASGAAPALLGAVAGIVAFVACALAVAQLLSALFGFWDDAASKQGLEGLPPYITYEMVEAALECQEEYGHPAGCTIAQIIQESGQGDRMSRLAERDHNLFGMKWWSGYAGCPEVAGKANWATSEEYVPGEHTQITASFIRFTGDAECIRFRSRIFLQAERYSGNALIREAIEGHDSDRMAEGLKDAGWATDSSYVESLKSIMAQWGLYRLDSMTVEDLKDPSASGNAIVEAAYSQLGVPYVWGGSTPGKALDCSGLTQYCYAQAGIRISHYTGSQYEELRRIPLSEAKPGDILYRSGHVAIYIGDDRYIHEPRTGDVCRIASGIGSFSCALTAR; encoded by the coding sequence ATGGCCGGCCCGAGCGAGGGCGGCGGGATGCTCGAGGTGGTCGGGGCGCAGCGCCGCGACGTGCTCACCTCGGGCGACGTCACGGAGACCGAGCGCGACGCCCTGGGAAACGTCTCGGAGGGAGCCGGCCCGCTCGACGAGGCGGGAGGCCCCGCCGCAACGGCGAAGGAGCGCCCCTCCAAGCCCGATGCTCCGGAAGGCGGGCTCGGGGACAAATTGTCCCAACCCGCCGGCGACCGGCGCGCGGCGGCCGCGATGCGCTCGCGCGTCGAGGCGGCGAAGCTGGCGATCGCCCGGGAGGCCGTCTCCCAATTCGACGACTCGGAGGAGCTCGAGGGCGCCTCGGGCATGTACGACGCGGGGCGCGCGTCCAAGAAGGCCGCGGGAAGGCTGCGGCAGAGGAAGGCGAAGAAAGCAGCCCAAGGCAGCCGCAAGGCGGCGACCGCCCTCGGCGCCCCCAAGGGAGGCGCGCGCGGCCCCGAGGCAGCCGGCGCGACCGCCCCGGTCAGGCACCAGGCGGCCCAGGCGGCCGCGCAGGCGTCGGGCGAGGCGGCCCGCGCCGCGGGGTCGAAGGGCGCCGCCTCCGCGATCGCGGGCGCGGCCTCGGGCGCAGCGCCCGCCCTGCTCGGGGCGGTGGCCGGCATCGTGGCCTTCGTCGCCTGCGCGCTCGCCGTCGCGCAGCTGCTGAGCGCGCTGTTCGGCTTCTGGGACGACGCGGCCTCCAAGCAGGGTCTCGAGGGGCTGCCGCCCTACATCACCTACGAGATGGTCGAGGCGGCGCTCGAGTGCCAGGAGGAGTACGGGCACCCGGCGGGCTGCACCATCGCGCAGATCATCCAGGAGTCCGGCCAGGGCGACCGCATGAGCCGGCTCGCAGAGCGCGACCACAACCTCTTCGGCATGAAGTGGTGGTCGGGCTACGCGGGCTGCCCGGAGGTCGCAGGCAAGGCGAACTGGGCCACCAGCGAGGAGTACGTGCCCGGCGAGCACACCCAGATCACGGCGAGCTTCATCCGCTTCACCGGCGACGCCGAGTGCATCCGCTTCCGCAGCAGGATCTTCCTGCAGGCGGAGCGCTACTCGGGCAACGCCCTCATCCGCGAGGCGATCGAGGGGCACGACTCGGACAGGATGGCCGAGGGGCTCAAGGACGCCGGCTGGGCGACCGACTCGTCCTACGTCGAGTCCCTGAAGTCGATCATGGCGCAATGGGGCCTCTACCGGCTCGACTCCATGACGGTCGAGGACCTGAAGGACCCGTCCGCGAGCGGGAACGCGATCGTCGAGGCGGCGTACAGCCAGCTCGGCGTGCCCTACGTGTGGGGAGGCTCGACCCCCGGCAAGGCGCTCGACTGCAGCGGGCTCACGCAGTACTGCTACGCGCAGGCGGGCATCCGCATAAGCCACTACACGGGTTCCCAGTACGAGGAGCTCAGGCGCATACCGCTCTCGGAGGCGAAGCCCGGCGACATCCTCTACCGCTCGGGCCACGTGGCCATCTACATCGGCGACGACAGGTACATACACGAGCCGCGAACGGGCGACGTGTGCCGCATAGCGAGCGGCATCGGCAGCTTCAGCTGCGCGCTCACCGCGAGATAG